In Methanomicrobiales archaeon, the following are encoded in one genomic region:
- the atwA gene encoding methyl coenzyme M reductase system, component A2 — protein sequence MKTPLVTVEDLCMSFDGKEVLKHISFQIGSGEILGVIGRSGAGKTVLMHLLRGLDHPPTGGRIVYHLSACTRCSRLELPGRAGMPCPLCGGDLTSMDIDLWNTDDEGLRRRVMRRTATMFQRTFALYGNDRVIENVLRALDDAGHPPESAISRAAELIDRVRLSHRMMHIARDLSGGEKQRVVLARQLAKEPAVLFADEPTGTLDPATSALVHDMLVGAVRENGMSMVITSHFSRVIEDVADRALLLEDGRIASIGSPKEIVAHFLQQRGAAVEEGVCPAGKAVLVARDVTKKYITLDRGMVRAVNGVSFEIAEKEILGIVGASGAGKTTLSRIMAGIIEPTSGEMNIRIGDTWIDMTKPGIDQRGRAKEYIGLLHQEYDLYPHRTVLDNLTDAIGLEFPKELAVRKAVLTLRMAGFSEEKSREILDRYPGQLSEGERHRVALAQVLIREPRMVILDEPTGTMDPITKIDVKHSILQARQEMEETFIVVSHDMEFVREVCDRLILMRGGKVARMGRPDEVLAGLEGVEGEIAAF from the coding sequence ATGAAGACGCCATTGGTTACAGTGGAAGATCTCTGCATGTCCTTTGACGGAAAGGAGGTCCTGAAGCACATCTCCTTCCAGATCGGAAGCGGAGAGATCCTGGGAGTCATTGGAAGAAGCGGAGCCGGGAAGACGGTGCTGATGCACCTGCTGCGGGGTCTGGATCATCCCCCGACCGGCGGCAGGATTGTCTACCACCTGTCCGCCTGCACCCGATGCTCCCGTCTCGAACTTCCCGGAAGAGCCGGCATGCCCTGTCCGCTCTGCGGGGGAGACCTCACGTCCATGGACATCGATCTCTGGAATACGGATGACGAAGGGCTGCGGCGGCGGGTCATGCGGCGGACGGCGACCATGTTCCAGCGGACGTTCGCCCTCTACGGCAACGACCGGGTGATCGAGAACGTGCTGCGGGCGCTGGACGATGCGGGGCATCCTCCGGAATCGGCCATCAGCCGCGCCGCCGAGCTGATCGACCGGGTGAGGCTCTCCCACCGCATGATGCACATCGCCCGGGACCTCTCCGGCGGGGAGAAGCAGCGGGTGGTGCTCGCCCGCCAGCTCGCGAAGGAGCCGGCCGTCCTCTTCGCCGACGAACCCACGGGAACGCTCGATCCGGCCACGTCCGCTCTTGTTCACGACATGCTGGTGGGGGCCGTGCGGGAGAACGGCATGAGCATGGTGATCACGTCCCACTTCTCACGCGTGATCGAGGATGTGGCAGACAGGGCGCTCCTCCTGGAAGACGGCAGGATCGCATCGATAGGCTCTCCGAAGGAGATCGTGGCGCATTTTCTGCAGCAGCGCGGAGCTGCCGTAGAGGAGGGCGTCTGCCCCGCGGGGAAGGCAGTTCTGGTCGCGCGGGATGTGACGAAGAAGTACATCACCCTGGACCGGGGCATGGTCCGGGCGGTGAACGGGGTCAGCTTCGAGATTGCGGAGAAGGAGATCCTGGGCATCGTGGGAGCCAGCGGTGCGGGCAAGACGACGCTCTCCCGGATCATGGCGGGGATCATCGAGCCGACGAGCGGGGAGATGAACATCCGCATCGGGGACACCTGGATCGACATGACCAAGCCGGGGATCGACCAGCGGGGGCGGGCGAAGGAGTATATCGGGCTGCTGCACCAGGAGTACGACCTCTACCCCCACCGCACCGTGCTCGACAACCTCACCGATGCGATCGGGCTCGAGTTCCCCAAGGAACTGGCGGTGCGCAAGGCCGTGCTCACGCTGCGCATGGCCGGCTTCTCCGAGGAGAAGAGCCGCGAGATCCTGGACCGCTACCCGGGTCAGCTCTCGGAGGGGGAGCGGCACCGCGTGGCCCTCGCCCAGGTGCTGATCCGCGAACCCCGCATGGTGATCCTGGACGAACCGACCGGCACCATGGACCCCATCACCAAGATCGACGTGAAACACTCCATCCTCCAGGCCCGCCAGGAGATGGAGGAGACGTTCATCGTCGTCTCGCACGACATGGAGTTTGTGAGGGAGGTGTGCGATCGGCTGATCCTGATGCGGGGCGGAAAGGTGGCGAGGATGGGCAGACCGGACGAGGTGCTTGCCGGGCTGGAGGGCGTCGAGGGGGAAATAGCCGCGTTCTAA
- a CDS encoding DUF134 domain-containing protein, giving the protein MSGPDTLGAQPRRRGRPRINRVIESAAQSRCYEPRCCPNEEMVRILPEELEILRLVDLEGLNQETAAATLGVSRKTAWRDLHEARRKIADALVYGKAIEVAGCARENTELCPKIAGTCPVRGTDPCPWRRCSRDEPHSGT; this is encoded by the coding sequence ATGTCTGGTCCCGATACCTTGGGCGCGCAGCCTCGCCGCCGGGGCAGGCCCCGGATCAACAGGGTGATCGAGAGCGCGGCGCAGTCGCGGTGCTACGAACCGCGGTGCTGTCCGAACGAGGAGATGGTGCGGATTCTCCCCGAGGAGCTCGAGATCCTGCGGCTGGTCGATCTGGAGGGTCTCAACCAGGAGACCGCCGCTGCGACCCTCGGTGTCTCACGGAAGACGGCCTGGCGGGATCTGCACGAGGCGCGCCGCAAGATCGCGGATGCCCTGGTGTATGGCAAGGCGATCGAGGTAGCCGGCTGCGCCCGGGAGAACACGGAGCTCTGCCCCAAGATCGCCGGCACCTGTCCGGTGAGAGGGACGGATCCCTGTCCGTGGCGGCGCTGCTCCCGGGACGAACCGCACTCCGGGACGTGA
- a CDS encoding VIT1/CCC1 transporter family protein: MRDQSIPQHLRTEILALQRGELTEHHIYRMLAHSVPEGSNRQVLLRLAEEEHRHYRLWRDLTGEPVQPDALRIWLYCGIARILGITFGIQLMEGGENRAIGEYRRLSAEIPLAGRIAADEIEHENQLAGMIDEKALRYVGSVVLGLNDALVEFTGTLAGLTFALQNARLIAGAGIITGIAASLSMGASEYLSRKSDGRESPLTAAVYTGGAYVATVGVLVAPYLLLENPFAALPLTLTGAILVILAFTFYISVAKGLPFWRRFSEMAAISLGIAAASFAIGLVVRSALGVDI; the protein is encoded by the coding sequence AATGCTCGCGCATTCGGTGCCGGAGGGGAGCAACCGGCAGGTGCTGTTACGGCTGGCAGAAGAGGAGCACAGGCATTACCGGCTCTGGAGAGATCTGACCGGGGAGCCGGTCCAGCCGGATGCCCTGCGCATCTGGCTGTACTGCGGCATTGCCCGCATCCTCGGGATCACGTTCGGAATCCAGCTGATGGAGGGGGGAGAGAACCGGGCGATCGGAGAGTACCGCAGACTCTCGGCGGAGATCCCTCTGGCGGGGCGGATCGCAGCGGACGAGATCGAGCACGAGAACCAGCTCGCGGGGATGATCGACGAGAAGGCGCTCCGCTACGTGGGTTCGGTCGTGCTGGGACTGAACGATGCCCTGGTCGAGTTCACGGGCACCCTCGCCGGGCTGACGTTTGCGCTCCAGAACGCCCGCCTCATCGCCGGTGCGGGCATCATCACGGGGATTGCCGCCTCGCTCTCCATGGGGGCATCCGAGTACCTCTCGCGGAAGTCGGACGGTCGGGAAAGCCCGCTGACGGCGGCCGTCTACACGGGAGGGGCGTACGTGGCGACGGTCGGGGTGCTGGTCGCGCCCTACCTGCTCCTGGAGAACCCGTTCGCGGCTCTCCCCCTCACCCTCACCGGAGCCATTCTGGTGATTCTGGCATTCACATTCTACATCTCGGTCGCGAAGGGGCTCCCCTTCTGGAGGAGGTTTTCGGAGATGGCTGCAATCAGCCTCGGCATTGCGGCGGCATCGTTCGCGATCGGCCTCGTCGTCCGATCGGCACTCGGCGTGGACATCTGA